Part of the Stackebrandtia endophytica genome is shown below.
TCCCGCAGCAGGAACTCGATGAGCTTCGGCCCGATCTTCACCAGCGAGGTGTGTTGCAGATTGGCGGTCCAACCCTCCCAGGTCGGCGCGTACAACACGGTGAGCGCCGGAGCGAACCGCCGCTGCGACGCCAGGTGGACACCGTGCAACTGGGGTCGGCCGACCTCTCGGATGTCGGCGTCGTCGACACCGATGTCGGCCACCCGGTATCGATCGCGTCCGGCTTTGCCCGCCGACCAGATCTGGTTGTAGACCTTGGAGAACGGGTTGAAACTGGCGGGCTTGTCGCTGTCGCCGTGGCCTATGAACACATGGGTGACACCGGGAATCCGCAACATGTGGATGTTCTTCCCGGCGTTACCGGGGTACAGCGCCACCCGGATGGTGGGCAGCTCGAAGTTCATGAGGTCGATGTTGTCGGGGATGCACACCGTCGGAACACTGGTCGAACCCAACTGCTTGAGCAGCCCACGTTCCCGCATGATGATGACGGCACTGCGGTCCAACTGTTCGAGGGTCCGCAACCACATGTTGATCTGGTAGACGCTGGTTTCCGAACCGGTGAAATACAGCGCCACCTCGGGGGCGGTACCCGCGACCTCGTCCCTGACCCGGTCCAGCACCCAACGTTTACGTTTGAGATGCCGATTCGAGTAGGCGCTCGACAGCAGGACGGTCGCGCGGACCGCCGTGATGGTGATGGCCACGCCGGCGCCGATCGCGATCGCCGCGTCGAACCCGGTGGCGATCGCCACGAAGACACCGGCCGTGATCGGAATGTCCATTTCGAACAGAATCCGGCGCTGTGACGGCGTCCACCGTCGGTGAATCGAATCCGGGATGCGCAGAATCGACAGGTTGACGTTGCGGGTCGCGATCGGCAACTTGCGTCGTGCCGTCACGTAGGTCAACAGGGCGGTGACCGCGGCACGCACCATGTGGCCGACGACGAATCCGATCGCCAGGAACCACAGGCCGACCTGCCCGATCTCCACCGATACCGCCGCCAGCAGTACG
Proteins encoded:
- a CDS encoding glycerophosphotransferase; translated protein: MSKVLTDVRHAPRSGHAAVVLLLIGLVILPMLAVSSPWWLFAIVLGSTYITETWTNHTVPAFIDILRRVQLGTSILTLIRQVAVVLLAAVSVEIGQVGLWFLAIGFVVGHMVRAAVTALLTYVTARRKLPIATRNVNLSILRIPDSIHRRWTPSQRRILFEMDIPITAGVFVAIATGFDAAIAIGAGVAITITAVRATVLLSSAYSNRHLKRKRWVLDRVRDEVAGTAPEVALYFTGSETSVYQINMWLRTLEQLDRSAVIIMRERGLLKQLGSTSVPTVCIPDNIDLMNFELPTIRVALYPGNAGKNIHMLRIPGVTHVFIGHGDSDKPASFNPFSKVYNQIWSAGKAGRDRYRVADIGVDDADIREVGRPQLHGVHLASQRRFAPALTVLYAPTWEGWTANLQHTSLVKIGPKLIEFLLREIPGVRILYRPHPLTGTRDRATLAAHRKITEILDDANTRAGCPAATWVPEDLHPLAEEIARLGSSPTDVDEAQRSRDGGFTRPDLGDEIERLRQQWQEGYWSAADPHRHHVVTKMPLPTLYEMFNQSDVLVTDISSVVSDFIASEKPYVVCNPAAQAPEAFQTTNPSTKGGYLLNPDLAGLRDILEHVEKLRADSTYEDPLLSTRRELREYLLGPTDPPSLARFIEATDEAIRVARGAGRATE